A stretch of DNA from Mauremys mutica isolate MM-2020 ecotype Southern chromosome 25, ASM2049712v1, whole genome shotgun sequence:
GCTtgttattaattataattattattattatcaaggCTATCATCATTCAGAACAATAAATATAGTAACTGGCAATTAACAAGCATTCTACTTCAGTTTAAACGATGAACGGTTACAGAGTCAATCCTGAACTCAAAGCAGTAacttttcctattttttaaaataggtttGGCTGAAAACCTAGGAAAATTGCACTTTAAAGGAAAAGGTAAAATCTCGTAAAATAATTCTGCATAAAGAGGCTAAAATAAATTCAGTATAAAACTACACATAGATGCACCTATAGCTGCTAAAAAGGTGATTTCTTAACAAGGAAGACAGCCTTAAAATTACCTTGAAAAAGCAGCATACGTGTTTTAAAATAGTGCATCTATGAATGTACGTGTGTGTTTTTAATGTTAGCATGCATATTTATATAAAGAAGCACATCTATTTTTCCGGGCTGTGTGCATATACAAATACATTATGCATATATACCATCTGCATCAAATGTACCTATAGGCACAGAGTCAAATCTGCCTCTCCCCATCTAATCCCGCAACGCGCTTATGTACCGCTTGATATTTGTCTGCCTGGCAGCAGCGTGGCTGTTAaatgaaaggggtttttttttatgAGTGTTTtacatgggggtgtgtgtgaaatgtTGGGGTTTTATGACATCACATGGCTAAAGTACCCAATCAGCTTCCAGGTTTGAGAAATTATTTGGTGGGGTGTTTCCTCTCATATACTGTACTCCGGGAGCTTGTCTTTAAGAAGGAAGCCCAGCGAAAGGTGGGAGCTACACGGATTTGTGTGgtccgtcccccaccccccctgcaagATCCTATTTTCCTTCCACCACCTCCACCTCTCTCTAGCTTTATTTTTCTTAGCGGCTAACTGGCATCGCCCAGCGAAAGGGGGACCGGCTGGCTGGCTGCTTTTCGGAGAGAGGTTATTTTCGAAGCGGAAGGTGGGGGGAGTCTTGAAGGCGGCACGATGTTTGGcttcattatttttctttctccctctctgcctttttcggctggggagggggaaggggagccaTCTAGCCCCAGCGCAGGAGGAGGAACTGGGTATTTGGAAGATGTCACGAACCATTGACTGCAGCGTTTGAAAGGGAAATCCACGGCGGCGCTgcttccccccaacacacacacccctcttctcCCCTTTCTTTCTGCGGGCTGGAGTTTGTGATCGAGGAGCGGGAACGCAGATGCCCTTCTCCCCAATGACCCCTGGGGACCAGCCCAAGTGAATGCTCCTTGCACCATGTTCCTGAGCTGCGAAGGGACCTTCGGAACGGTGCCAGCCCCCGTGGGTTACAGCGGGGGATTCCAGACCGGCTACCAAGAAATCGAAGGCATCAACCTGGGCTACTTACAGATCAATGGCACCCAGATGTTTGCTTTGGCGCAGGTCCTCAGCGACCTGTTTAAGGACATCCCCAGGACCACCATCAGCAAGAAGATGGAGACCCTCAAGATCAAGAGCCGCCGCTGCGATCTCCGGGAGCTCCGCACCCTCAAAGCCATCCACTCCGTGCCCACCCGCGCGGTGAAATGCTCGCTCATTTCCAAGGCGGACCTGGAGGCGCTCTGCACCTCCTGCAAGAGCCTCAGccccaggaggaggaagaggaagaggagagagcagctgctgcggCCGGGCCCGCCGGATCTGTTCGACTGCCCCCGGCAGCCGCTGCgctcctcctgctgcacccaGGAGCCGGGGAGCTGCGGCGAGCTGGCCCCCGCGCCCCATCACCCCCCGCCCGGGCTCTTCCAAAACTATGACAAAGCCACTCGGGGCCGGAAGGGCTACGGCCTGGGGGGCCGCGGGGGGCTCTTCGCCGGCGTGTTGAGCGCCTACCCCCGGGACCTCCAGCTGCTCCACTCGGCAGCCCGCGGGGCGCACGGAGCCGGGCGGGcgcctccccagctggagcccggcCGGCCCAAGCGCTGCTCCAAAGGGCTCTTCCCCGAGGAGAAGGGCCAGGGGGCGGCCAGGAAAGGCCGCCTCTTCCCGGGCTGCAAGAGGCAGGGCACCTCGGCCGGCTACTCCAGCGACTCGGATTCCAGCCTGGACTTCGGGGGCTCCAGCCCGGCCACCTCCAGCGACTCgtcggaggaggaggaagacacgtCGTGCAGCAGCGAGGAAGGCAGCTCCTCGGAGTCGGAGAGCAGCTCCCTGTGCAGCGGGGACTCGGTGCAGAGCACCCGCTACAGGCAGGCGGCTCTGCCCAGGTTccagcagctgccccacccccccagagagCCCAGCGGCGACGAGAGGCTCCCGGAGCCCCACAAAGCAGCCCTGCGCCCCGatcccaacctcctgctcctCTCCCAGCAGCTCTGGGCCAGGACTCTGCGAGCGTCAACTTTGGAAAGTTTGAGGCCGCTTCCAGCCCTGGGAGCCGGGGCCCAGCAGCAGGAGCCGGAGCTAGCGTGCGCAAAGCAggagcccccctcctcccagccctccccggGCTGCAGCTACCCTGGGGGGGACCCACCACAAAAGGCGGGAGGCTGTGGGGAGTCCGAGCCCTGCGCCAAAGGGGAGGATTTGCACAAAGATGCCTCGAACAATGCAGCCTCGTTAGGCCCCAGTGACCAAGCAGAGAGGCAGCTCGCTGCTTTAGCCGGGCGATCTGCTTCCCAAGAGCCAGCCTTGGGCTCAGCTCCTCCGCCCTCAGCTCAGGAATTCGCAGGGAgcctcagcccggctccccagaGGGTTTTAGGGGAGCCCAGGAGGGAGCATTTCGACAGGCTCATCAGGCAATCCAAGCTGTGGTGTTATGCAAAAGGGTTTAACGCGGATGGGAAAAGTTTGCGGCCCGGAGGGAGGACGGAGCCGTGCAAAGCGGCCGAGCTCCAAGGCTCCGGCTCCAAAAGCGCACCGAGCCCAAGCCCCTTGTCAAACAAAGCTTTGAGAGGCAATGGCTCGGAAAGGAATTCCAAGCGCAGACGCCTTGCCAGAGGCGCTGAGGCAGAACGGCAACAAAACTCTGCTAAGGGGAGGCCACAAAAGACTCCGAGGAGGAATGCCCCAAAGGGAAAGGCCCACTGCAAACGCCTGGCCAGCGCCGGGCCAGCGCCAGGCAGGAATTCCTTCAGCCTCATGGGCAACTTCCCCTGCACCCCTTCGCTGGTAGTGGGGGAGGATGGGGATCTGCGTCCCGCTGCCTCCCTGTGCGTAAAGAACTCCTGCGCGCTCTCCAAAACGCACCCGCTGTGGAGCTGGCAGGTGGGCGGCAGCGCTCTCCCCGTGCCCCCCAGCCTCAAATTCCGGGGCTATGGCCTGGAGGGTTTCTAAACGAGGCCGGATGAATGTTCGCCAGCCGGGTTTACATGCAAcagttgagggagggggcgagggggATGGGAACCGGCTTATTCCCAAAGGCCCTAGGGATCTGAAGTGCCCAAATTTTCAGGAAGGGCTGAGCACCCCAGCTTCTCACCCACCCCGAACGCCCTTTAAGGTGTCCGACTACCCCAATCAAATGGACCCCCCCAAATCACGTTAGGAAACTTTGGCCACATATATCTACTGCTGGAaatttggagaggggaaggaaagggatTTCAACTCTGGTTGCAGCACgatttcttttttgggggggtccAGGTTTCGGGGGCTCTGTGCGAAAGTAAAACACCCGCCTGCCCCCAAACCAGGCCAGCGGGAGGAATACCTCACCCCCTTTACATTCGGTGGTTTATTCCAACCAGGGTGATATGGACTTGAACACTTGAATATTGAATGTTCAAGtggtcctgccctccctcccctctccaagtTAAACGAGAACTGTCCCTCCCTTCCCATTCACCCCAAGTTAATTGTATATTGTCCCTTCCCACTTCCTCTGCGTTTGTGGGAGAATTTAATGCTGTCAGCCCAACACACATTAAACTGATCTCATCAAagctttctctttaaaaaaaagctgAAGCAAGAAAAGAATGGATCTAATTTCTCCTTTCCTTGATACATGCATTGGGTTAAAATAATAACGAGCACATGCCGAGAGACCGAATGATCTCGCCTATGGAAGAAATACCCCCTCTTTTGCATTAATCAATCTCATACGAAAAATTGCAAGCAGCAAAAGTAGTAAATAATCTATTTTATCtaccaaagagaaaaaaaatcccccccacacactaaaAGAACAGGGAGTTctgtctgcaaaaaaaaaacaacaggcgGGTTTCAGAGGAAGTTATTGGAAACTGCTGCATGtaaatgaaaaggaaaaaggagTTGTTTGCTGGATACCCTAAGTCGGATAGCCTAAAGGTAGCAGGCCTGGAAAAGCTTTATTGGCACAAGAAATAGGAGCCAGGAGCATTAGGGATAAAGTGCAGATGGACAATTTGATCTCTATTAACTTCCAAAGTGGAATGCGGAGAAGAATGTTGAGAGAAAGTTTCTCTTCTCTGTAAAGGAAATCATCTCTCAGTCTAACTCTTCTTACAAACCAGTGTCTTTGGAACGGGCCCTTTCGACTCTTTCTCATTTGATTTCACCCCTCTCGGACATCAGAGTTCAACTGGCTCTGAAATCTGTTCTGTTTTGGAAATGTTAGACAAATGAAAGCGAGcgttaggttttttgtttttctcccaCTCCTTTGCAGCGTAAAATATTTTCAACAAAACGCGGATCTGACCCAGTCTGAGACCATGGATTCCCTCACTTTCAACACATTGGTGTGAATGTTTTAATCCCCCCCCCCTCTATAGTGTTATAATTGACTCCAGCAGACATCCTATACACGGGGTTTAACTTccaatagaaagaaagaaagaaagaaagaaagaaagaaagaaagaaagaaagaaagaaagaaagaaagaaagaaagaaagaaagaaagaaagaaagaaaaagaaaagttgtgGATCATTATAGAATTATAATCAAAGCAAATAGTCAAACCTGGCCACCGGTGATTTAGATTTTTAATGTCATTCCATCGTTGGTGGAAAACATTATGCATATTATAGGccaaaaatattttctctccaatAATTTTTTTCTGTTAGGCATATTGAATTATtttgatgctaaaaacattcgtctgtgggtttttttctttgttttgcatttttaattgattttttcctCCATTGAAACAAACTGCGTGGGATTTCTCCTATGCCTGTGCAATAACTGTGGAAGGTTATAAAAATCTGCTGTCTGTGTGCGTGAGAGAAATACCTGTTCTGTTGgaagtctctctcccttctgcagTTCGCTCTTTCTAGCAGACTAAATCCTTGTCTGCAGGGTACACACGCGCACAAAAATGGAGTCTTTTATTCTTCGCATACATATACTGTGCTGGTCGTCCTGGCTGCCCGAACAGGGGATTTGAAAAGCAAAGCccaggagagagggaaagaggcaCACATCGAGAGAAATAATCTTGGTTGTTTTCCTTTGAATGTCTTAAGGGGAATGCAGTTCTCCAACGCCTGCTCCAATCTGCACATTTTGCTTCTGGACTCTTAGCTGCAAGATccaaagcagattttaaaaaatgtgttttccaggatttgtttggggttttttgggggggggggaagaaagggggaggAATTTGCAAACAGATTTGTGGCGTTTGTTAATTACAAACCACTGTTGTTTATGCAAGAGCTTGGGATAACGTCAACAAAGACGCACACacaaagagagggagggagggagagagagatcagtTTGAAATATTCAAAAAGTCTGCAAGAGGAGTGCATGGCTGCTGGGAATCTCAGGCTCCATTCCGAACGTGTTAGCTAGTTTTTCTTTAATTATATGCCTGGTCCTGAAGCCCTTGGACATGCAGATCTCCCAGTGAAGTGAAAATGAGAGAGAATTTGTCTTTTTTAACCTGGATAAACTGAGCAGAAAAGAGACACTTTGGCTATCAATGTTGCTAAAGCAACAAACAACAGTAACACAAATAACTCAGGAATATTCTCTAAGGGATATAATCACCTCAAAAAGTGTGTgggtatatatgtgtgtgtttgtgcctgTGTACATATGAAACACACAGATTGCATACACGCACTATTGTctatgcacacacatacatacattatATAATGTGATGGAGGCTGTGAATACAATATACCTCAAAACTTCCTCTCTTCCCCACAACACGCTCGCCTTGTATACTTAAGCAACAGACACCCTGTTCTGTGCTAAAGAAATACGTTTCCCCCTACTCTTTGTTTACATGTTGCAAAGAAATTGATCCCAGCCAGAAACGTGAAATAATCTGCATAGCAATTCTCCATTTTCTCtcccaaaaggtttttttttaaaggcttgttGCAAtgcaatacaaaaaataaaaaggagaagCCAGCCGTTATTTGAAAGCGtgtggttttaaaataaataaacaagcaATTTAGTAATAAGATCATCATCATAAAAAGAGTATATGGTGCTTTATCGAAAAGAAGCAAACCCCCCTGGCTAAAAGTCACGAGCGCAAAAGGCCTGGGACGATTGGAATGTTGAGAAGCGTATTTGTATTTTGGAACAACAAATAATCCGATTGCACCACTGGAGTCCTTAAGGGTTAAATTATATAAGACTCCTTTATAATAAATTTTATAACGTCGCTTTGTTTCCAAAATGGGTGCAAAAGGAGGAAGAACCGATTTTTTGTTATTCCATTTTGTTTTCCTAAAAGCGTTGGAACAGATAGGAGGAAAATCAATGACAatatcttctttaaaaaaaacttttataaaTGGCTGGCTGccttttttcttgttttgttttgttttgtttgtttacaaaaaCGCAGTTAGTTTTAGACTCAGGAAAATCTCAGCGTGGACATGGTGGGTTGCTGCATGATTTAAGGGTTTATTttggggaggatgggggcttACTGGATTTTCAAAGGTTGGGCCCTTTGCTCTACCTCTGCATAATTGGATATGCAGTTTGGGAGCAGAGCACAGAACAAGCTCTCGGTTTTCATTTAAATCACTTGAACTCCGCAGGAATGGAGGTGGGTTAAATTAGACTTGACCTGCTTTGCTGATCAATCCaaaaaggggagggggtggggggagttctgCACACAGGATTTAAAGGCACAGCTCTCCGTTTTTCCTGCAAAGGGGGGAAAAACCCACCACCAACTTGTCAATAATAACACACTTTCCCTCAGTCCAAGGAATTAGAGAATCGATGtcatttcagaggtgctgaggtgGGAAAGTTTTTTCTCCTGGACATTGGTTCCATAGATAAAGTTTCtctttatatataaaatttatcCCCAGGAGGATTTTGGGGGAATTATAATCTAGGCATTTACCTCTGTGAATTCTTACACGAATCAGGCAGAGAACTGGCCACGTCTGAAACTGTCCCCCTGCTGTGATGAACTTTTATCCAACTCCAGAAACTGCATTTCCTCTGATTGCTTCCCCCCGCCCTTCAGTTTGAAACtcgttttaaaaatatatcaggGGAGGGagttgtcttttttttccccaaccgTATATTGGACTTTTTCttaactttatttatttaaagttgtTGTAAGTATATGACTATGAAAGAGTGCTACTCCCTGCGTGCAATATGGAATCGAGGCTGAGGAATAAATATCTTTTACAGAGCTAAGTTGTATATGGCCCTGGTTTGTGTATgttagggaaggggaggggttgaTGGTGTGTTTCGCTGGTTTgtgagtgtgtgtctctgtgcagACAGAAGGTGTGTGCATATTTCTGGGTCTTTGCTTTGTTTATTGGGGGGCGGGTTGTGTGCACACACTTGGAGGTACGTGCCTACAGGAGGCGTTTGTCTGTGTCAATGGGTGTGCTGGATTTGTGCGCCTTTGTGTACACCGGAGGTGCAGGGATAGCTTTGGGTGTTTGCTTTGTCTGTGTGTGCCTGCATatttgtgtgtggtgtgtgtacgAAGAGCGGTTTGTGTGTATCCTCCGCACGAGCCAGCAATTCCATTGCTTATGTTTACCTTGTGTTTGTACGTGTTGTGTCTACGTGTGCATATGACTGTGAGACGGGTCTGCATCTGTGCTTGCCTGTCGTATGtggatgtgtgagagagagaatggtttTATGGGAGCTTGGGGTCTATTTGattagcttgtgtgtgtgtgtgtgtttgtctggcTTGCATGGGTCCGATGGATTGTGTGCGTGGCCGTTTATGGAAGGCTTTCTCTGGACAAATGTCGCCTGAATGAAACATTTCCCCTAAACATTCCATCGCAAATCGGTAGCCACTTCCGCCTGATTTGTAGGCCAGCCACGAATACTCACAGAATCCAGGAATTTCTCTTCGAGGGCCAGGGGACTTGCTGCCTCGTCTGGAATGAGCGAAATCTTTTCCCCCGGAAAACCCACCAAAGAGCGAAAGATCTCGGTTCCCGAGACTAGCAGcgacaaatgtaaaaaaaacaacaaaacccaccCCAcggtaataataaataatataataaacaGTGACTCTCAGAACCAAAGAAAACACAGGGCTTCTGGTCTGGCAAGGGCTTCAGATAATATTGCCAATACAAACGCTGAACCTCAGATTCTGACCTGGAAAACGTCCATCCAGTTCTTT
This window harbors:
- the LOC123356590 gene encoding elongin BC and Polycomb repressive complex 2-associated protein, producing MFLSCEGTFGTVPAPVGYSGGFQTGYQEIEGINLGYLQINGTQMFALAQVLSDLFKDIPRTTISKKMETLKIKSRRCDLRELRTLKAIHSVPTRAVKCSLISKADLEALCTSCKSLSPRRRKRKRREQLLRPGPPDLFDCPRQPLRSSCCTQEPGSCGELAPAPHHPPPGLFQNYDKATRGRKGYGLGGRGGLFAGVLSAYPRDLQLLHSAARGAHGAGRAPPQLEPGRPKRCSKGLFPEEKGQGAARKGRLFPGCKRQGTSAGYSSDSDSSLDFGGSSPATSSDSSEEEEDTSCSSEEGSSSESESSSLCSGDSVQSTRYRQAALPRFQQLPHPPREPSGDERLPEPHKAALRPDPNLLLLSQQLWARTLRASTLESLRPLPALGAGAQQQEPELACAKQEPPSSQPSPGCSYPGGDPPQKAGGCGESEPCAKGEDLHKDASNNAASLGPSDQAERQLAALAGRSASQEPALGSAPPPSAQEFAGSLSPAPQRVLGEPRREHFDRLIRQSKLWCYAKGFNADGKSLRPGGRTEPCKAAELQGSGSKSAPSPSPLSNKALRGNGSERNSKRRRLARGAEAERQQNSAKGRPQKTPRRNAPKGKAHCKRLASAGPAPGRNSFSLMGNFPCTPSLVVGEDGDLRPAASLCVKNSCALSKTHPLWSWQVGGSALPVPPSLKFRGYGLEGF